From Paenibacillus sp. FSL H8-0537:
GAAGGGACGGTTCAGTCCGTGGACAAGGTGCGCGGTACGAAAAAAGCGATGCTGCGCATTATGGAAATGCTAGACAAGGATTTTGGCAATGCTCGCGTCGGGGTTGCGATTGGCTGGACGCACGGCGAGCAGACGGCGCAGGAGCTTGCGGCGCTGCTCCAAGATAAGCCGAATGTGGCATTCATTGATTTTATAACGATTGGCGCCACGGTGGGTACCCATGTGGGTCCAAATACCTCGGCTGTATTTATGTATAAAGTGTGAGGAATGATTATGATGACGCTGGAGCAATATTCCGTCCGGCAAATTAAAGGCGTGAGCGCTCCGAAGGAGCAAGAGCTTCACGCCTTTGGCGTTCATACCGTTGCTGATTTGCTGGACTATTTTCCATTTCGTTATGAGGATTATCGCGTGCGCGCGCTAGCGGATGTCAAGGACGGAGACAAAGCTACCGTACAAGGGGTTGTGCGGGGCATGCCGGTGCTGCAGCGTTACGGGAAAAATAAATCGCGGCTCACTTGTAAAATTGAGATCGACTTTTTGCTCGTTACGGCGGTATGGTTTAACCGCCATTTTTTAAGGGATCAGCTGACGCCTGGCCGTACCATTATTTTGACAGGCAAGTGGGAGCAGCATCGCCAGCAGATGACCGTCTCGGAGTCCGAGTTTCCGGAAGGGGCTGGCTCTACCAAATCAGGGACGCTGCAGCCGGTGTATTCCGTCGGTGGGGTCATTACGCAGCCATGGATGCGCAAGACGATCAAGCAGGCTTTGCAGCAATATGGCCCGATGATCGAGGAAGTGCTGCCGTTTGAGCTTATGGAGCGGCACCGGCTCATTGCTCGCCGTGATGCAGTGCTGCACATTCACGAGCCCGGAGATATACGGGAGGGTCTCGAGGCACGGCGGCGGATGGTGTATGAGGAGCTGTTTCTATTTCAGCTGAAATTGCAGGCTTACCGAATGCTCAGCCGCAAGCGGGGTGATGGCATCGCCCATATCATTGAAGCGGAGACGATTCGGCAGTTCGCGTCTACGCTGCCGTTCGAGCTGACGGATGGGCAGAAGAAGGTCGTTAATGAACTATTGGTCGATATGCGGCAGCCTGCAAGCATGAATCGGCTGCTGCAAGGCGATGTCGGCTCGGGTAAAACGGTCGTTGCCGCCATTGCACTCTATGGTGCGGTAAAATCCGGCCATCAAGGCGCGCTAATGGTTCCGACGGAAATATTGGCGGAGCAGCATATGCGTTCCTTGACGAAGCTGTTCGAGGGCATGGACATTGAGGTGGGACTGCTGACGGGAAGCATGACGGAGCGTCGTCGCCGCGATGTATTTGCGGGGCTTCAGATGGGGCTGATCGACATTGTCGTTGGTACGCATGCGCTCATTCAGGAGACGGTCTTTTTCCGCAGTCTCGGTCTGGTTGTAGTGGACGAGCAGCATCGCTTTGGCGTTAATCAGCGCAGCGTTTTGCGGCGCAAAGGAATGAATCCCGATGTGCTGACGATGACGGCGACGCCGATTCCGCGAACGCTGGCCATTACGGCTTTCGGGGATATGGATGTATCGACAATTCGCGAGCGTCCGCATGGGCGCAAGCCGATCAAAACGTATTGGGTCAAGCATAGCATGATGGACCGGGTGCTTGGCTTTATTCGCCGCGAGGTAGGAGAGGGCAGACAGGCCTATATGATATGCCCGCTCATTGAGGAATCGGAGAAGCTGGATGTGCAAAATGCCATTGACCAGTATATGCAGGTGCAGCAAGCCTTTCCCGATCTGAAAATCGGCCTGCTGCATGGGCGCCTAAGCGCGGCGGAGAAAGAGCAGGTCATGAGCTCCTTCGGTACGAACGAGCTGCATGTACTCGTAGCTACGACCGTTGTTGAGGTAGGCGTCGATGTTCCGAATGCGACGCTGATGATCGTTATGGATGCGGAGCGGTTCGGCTTGTCACAGCTGCATCAGCTGCGGGGCCGGGTTGGCCGTGGCGCCCATCAATCCTATTGCGTGCTAGTCGCTGATCCCAAGTCGGAGACAGGGCGCGAGCGCATGAAGGTCATGACGGAAACAGATGACGGCTTTGAGGTGGCGCGCCGTGACCTCGAAATCCGGGGGCCGGGCGATTTTTTCGGAACGAAGCAGAGCGGTCTGCCAGAATTTCGTGTCGCGGACATGGCGGCGGACTTCGAAGTGCTGGAAATGGCGCGGGACGACGCGGCTGAACTGTGCGCCCGCGACGATTTTTGGGACAATCCGGCCTATGCAAGAATACAGGCGAAGCTGAATCGTGATCAACTTTTTCAAGGAGAACAGCTCGATTAGGAAATATCCGGGAACCTTTGGCATATAGTTAAACGTGAAAACGGTATGCCAAGATGGAGGTGTCTGGAACATTGAGCTACCAAAAGTACGGTATCCGCCAGCAACTGGTCGAACGTATTAAAGGCAAGCTGAAAAAT
This genomic window contains:
- the recG gene encoding ATP-dependent DNA helicase RecG — encoded protein: MTLEQYSVRQIKGVSAPKEQELHAFGVHTVADLLDYFPFRYEDYRVRALADVKDGDKATVQGVVRGMPVLQRYGKNKSRLTCKIEIDFLLVTAVWFNRHFLRDQLTPGRTIILTGKWEQHRQQMTVSESEFPEGAGSTKSGTLQPVYSVGGVITQPWMRKTIKQALQQYGPMIEEVLPFELMERHRLIARRDAVLHIHEPGDIREGLEARRRMVYEELFLFQLKLQAYRMLSRKRGDGIAHIIEAETIRQFASTLPFELTDGQKKVVNELLVDMRQPASMNRLLQGDVGSGKTVVAAIALYGAVKSGHQGALMVPTEILAEQHMRSLTKLFEGMDIEVGLLTGSMTERRRRDVFAGLQMGLIDIVVGTHALIQETVFFRSLGLVVVDEQHRFGVNQRSVLRRKGMNPDVLTMTATPIPRTLAITAFGDMDVSTIRERPHGRKPIKTYWVKHSMMDRVLGFIRREVGEGRQAYMICPLIEESEKLDVQNAIDQYMQVQQAFPDLKIGLLHGRLSAAEKEQVMSSFGTNELHVLVATTVVEVGVDVPNATLMIVMDAERFGLSQLHQLRGRVGRGAHQSYCVLVADPKSETGRERMKVMTETDDGFEVARRDLEIRGPGDFFGTKQSGLPEFRVADMAADFEVLEMARDDAAELCARDDFWDNPAYARIQAKLNRDQLFQGEQLD